One genomic segment of Streptomyces sp. TLI_146 includes these proteins:
- the ilvN gene encoding acetolactate synthase small subunit, protein MSTKHTLSVLVENTPGILARIAALFSRRGFNIDSLAVGVTEHPDISRITIVVNVEDLPLEQVTKQLNKLVNVLKIVELEPSAAIQRELVLVKVRADNETRSQIVEIVQLFRAKTVDVSPEAVTIEATGGADKLEAMLKMLEQFGIKELVQSGTIAIGRGSRSITDRSLRALDRTA, encoded by the coding sequence ATGTCGACCAAGCACACGCTCTCCGTCCTGGTGGAGAACACCCCCGGCATCCTCGCCCGGATCGCCGCGCTCTTCTCCCGCCGCGGCTTCAACATCGACTCGCTCGCCGTCGGTGTCACCGAACACCCCGACATCTCGCGCATCACCATCGTGGTCAATGTCGAGGACCTGCCCCTGGAGCAGGTGACGAAACAGCTCAACAAGCTGGTCAACGTCCTGAAGATCGTCGAACTCGAGCCCAGCGCTGCGATCCAGCGCGAGCTCGTCCTGGTGAAGGTGCGTGCCGACAACGAAACGCGCTCCCAGATCGTCGAGATCGTCCAGCTGTTCCGCGCCAAGACCGTCGACGTCTCGCCCGAGGCCGTGACCATCGAGGCCACCGGCGGCGCCGACAAGCTGGAGGCGATGCTCAAGATGCTGGAGCAGTTCGGCATCAAGGAGCTCGTCCAGTCCGGGACGATCGCCATAGGGCGCGGCTCGCGGTCCATCACCGACCGCAGCCTGCGTGCCCTGGACCGCACGGCCTGA
- the ilvC gene encoding ketol-acid reductoisomerase has product MAELFYDADADLSIIQGRKVAVIGYGSQGHAHALSLRDSGVDVRVGLHEGSKSKAKAEEQGLRVVTPAEAAAEADVIMILVPDPIQAQVYEESIKDNLKDGDALFFGHGLNIRFGFIKAPEGVDVCMVAPKGPGHLVRRQYEEGRGVPCIAAVEQDATGNGFALALSYAKGIGGTRAGVIKTTFTEETETDLFGEQAVLCGGTSALVKAGFETLVEAGYQPEIAYFECLHELKLIVDLMYEGGLEKMRWSVSETAEWGDYVTGPRIITADTKAEMKKVLTEIQDGTFAKNWMDEYHGGLKKYNEYKTQDENHLLETTGKELRKLMSWVNDEEA; this is encoded by the coding sequence GTGGCCGAGCTGTTCTACGACGCCGACGCCGACCTGTCCATCATCCAGGGCCGCAAGGTCGCTGTGATCGGTTACGGCAGCCAGGGCCACGCCCACGCGCTGTCGCTCCGTGACTCGGGTGTCGACGTCCGCGTCGGTCTGCACGAGGGCTCCAAGTCCAAGGCCAAGGCCGAGGAGCAGGGCCTGCGCGTGGTCACGCCCGCCGAGGCCGCCGCCGAGGCCGACGTCATCATGATCCTGGTCCCGGACCCGATCCAGGCCCAGGTCTACGAGGAGTCCATCAAGGACAACCTGAAGGACGGCGACGCGCTGTTCTTCGGCCACGGCCTCAACATCCGCTTCGGCTTCATCAAGGCCCCCGAGGGCGTCGACGTCTGCATGGTCGCCCCCAAGGGCCCGGGCCACCTGGTCCGCCGCCAGTACGAGGAGGGCCGCGGCGTCCCGTGTATCGCGGCCGTCGAGCAGGACGCGACCGGCAACGGCTTCGCGCTCGCGCTCTCGTACGCCAAGGGCATCGGCGGCACCCGGGCGGGCGTCATCAAGACGACCTTCACCGAGGAGACCGAGACCGACCTGTTCGGCGAGCAGGCCGTGCTCTGCGGCGGTACGTCCGCGCTGGTCAAGGCGGGCTTCGAGACCCTCGTCGAGGCTGGCTACCAGCCGGAGATCGCCTACTTCGAGTGCCTCCACGAGCTGAAGCTCATCGTCGACCTGATGTACGAGGGCGGCCTGGAGAAGATGCGCTGGTCGGTCTCCGAGACCGCCGAGTGGGGCGACTACGTCACCGGCCCCCGCATCATCACCGCCGACACCAAGGCCGAGATGAAGAAGGTCCTCACCGAGATCCAGGACGGCACCTTCGCCAAGAACTGGATGGACGAGTACCACGGCGGTCTGAAGAAGTACAACGAGTACAAGACCCAGGACGAGAACCACCTCCTGGAGACCACCGGCAAGGAGCTGCGCAAGCTCATGAGCTGGGTGAACGACGAGGAGGCGTAA